A window from Nitrospira sp. ND1 encodes these proteins:
- a CDS encoding YceI family protein — MTNRIGRAMAMWSIGATVLFGATLGHAETARYDVDLDHSIVEFKVAHMVISKTTGHFKDYTGFIEMDPDAGTVKALEATIKSASVTTNHEKRDAHLRNPDFFDVEKYPTITYKMKSHKKTGDGYTAVGDLTLHGVTKEVTLTGNFNGVTKDPWGNTRAGFTAEGKVNRKDFGMVWNKALDSGGLVVGDEVFIKLDIECIKAKS; from the coding sequence ATGACGAATCGGATCGGTCGTGCGATGGCCATGTGGAGTATTGGTGCAACGGTACTGTTCGGCGCGACGCTCGGGCATGCCGAGACGGCGCGATACGATGTGGATCTGGATCATTCGATCGTGGAGTTCAAGGTCGCCCATATGGTGATTTCAAAAACCACCGGGCATTTCAAAGACTACACGGGATTTATCGAAATGGACCCCGATGCCGGGACGGTCAAGGCGCTCGAAGCGACGATCAAGTCGGCCTCGGTGACGACCAACCATGAAAAGCGCGACGCGCATCTGCGCAATCCCGATTTCTTCGATGTCGAGAAGTATCCGACGATCACGTACAAAATGAAGAGCCACAAAAAGACGGGCGACGGCTATACCGCCGTCGGTGATCTGACTCTGCATGGCGTGACCAAAGAGGTCACGCTCACAGGCAATTTCAACGGGGTGACCAAGGATCCGTGGGGGAATACCCGGGCCGGATTTACGGCCGAAGGCAAAGTGAACCGGAAAGACTTCGGCATGGTGTGGAACAAAGCCCTCGATAGCGGAGGGCTGGTAGTTGGAGACGAGGTCTTTATCAAGCTGGACATCGAGTGTATTAAGGCCAAGTCGTAA
- a CDS encoding formylglycine-generating enzyme family protein, protein MRKAGMTVWALGVAVLGMTGSLYALDVADVVREWTPEGKKLAMERAKLPAHDEMIRIPAGEFLMGSDRKVDKNSYLAEFPQRKIYLDAYEIDKYEVTTVQFLKFVLASNRDPLIDWQYDGGNFQETMVSHPVMHVSWFDAEAYCKWAGKRLPTEAEWEKAARGEDGRIYPWGNQMAGLSRANFGRTGLSGPVRDRPERLLLYPPIISVDKYDNAASPYGVFQMAGNVAEWVADWYDPKYYTTGPDKNPKGPETGSQRSFRGGGWIDSTPSVRVAQRNGTDPNTKMNWMGFRCARDVNEATSGQPTEAK, encoded by the coding sequence GTGCGTAAGGCTGGAATGACTGTATGGGCTCTGGGTGTCGCGGTATTAGGAATGACTGGTTCCCTTTATGCGCTGGATGTTGCCGATGTCGTTCGTGAATGGACGCCGGAAGGCAAGAAGCTGGCGATGGAGCGCGCCAAGTTGCCGGCGCATGACGAGATGATCCGTATCCCGGCGGGCGAGTTCCTCATGGGGAGCGATAGAAAAGTCGACAAGAATTCTTACCTGGCCGAATTTCCTCAGCGGAAGATCTATCTCGATGCCTATGAGATCGACAAGTATGAAGTCACCACGGTGCAGTTCTTGAAGTTTGTCCTGGCGTCGAACCGCGACCCCCTCATCGATTGGCAGTACGACGGCGGGAATTTTCAGGAGACGATGGTCAGTCACCCGGTCATGCACGTGTCCTGGTTCGACGCAGAGGCGTACTGCAAGTGGGCGGGGAAACGGTTGCCGACCGAGGCGGAATGGGAAAAGGCCGCGCGCGGTGAAGATGGGCGCATTTATCCCTGGGGCAATCAGATGGCCGGACTCTCTAGGGCGAATTTTGGCCGTACGGGCCTGTCAGGACCGGTGCGAGACCGCCCCGAGCGGCTGTTGCTCTATCCGCCGATCATTTCTGTCGACAAGTACGACAATGCCGCCAGCCCCTATGGCGTGTTTCAGATGGCGGGAAATGTGGCCGAGTGGGTCGCAGACTGGTACGACCCGAAATACTACACCACCGGACCGGATAAGAATCCAAAAGGTCCGGAGACCGGCAGCCAACGGAGCTTTCGCGGTGGTGGCTGGATCGATAGCACCCCCAGTGTGCGTGTCGCGCAGCGCAATGGCACGGATCCCAATACCAAAATGAATTGGATGGGGTTCCGCTGTGCAAGGGACGTGAACGAAGCGACCTCAGGGCAGCCGACCGAAGCGAAGTAG
- a CDS encoding uroporphyrinogen-III synthase: protein MAGAGFNGLTVAAFESRMAAEMTRLIERHGGKPLVAPALREIPLEDNSAALQFGELLLTEGLDVLVLLTGAGTTTLFEILHSRHAKDTIKNALKETVLIARGPKPVAALKALGFQPTLTVPEPDTWMDVVSTLDAHRPVKGLRVAVQEYGVPNRDLVEALKQRGANVVSVPVYRWALPEDTAPLKQVIKQILAGQVQVMLVTNAAQIDHVMLVVEQEGTTTQFKTICRQPVIASIGPTASERIRSHGLTVDFEPSHGKMGILVKECSETAHSLMARKAGS, encoded by the coding sequence ATGGCCGGTGCAGGGTTTAACGGGTTGACCGTCGCCGCATTTGAATCGCGCATGGCGGCGGAAATGACGCGGCTGATCGAGCGCCACGGCGGCAAGCCGCTGGTGGCGCCGGCCTTGCGGGAAATTCCGTTGGAAGACAACTCTGCCGCGCTGCAATTCGGCGAGCTGCTGCTGACTGAAGGCCTCGACGTGCTGGTCCTGCTGACCGGGGCCGGCACGACCACCCTCTTCGAAATCCTGCACAGCCGTCACGCCAAAGACACGATCAAGAATGCTTTAAAAGAGACGGTGCTCATTGCGCGCGGCCCCAAACCGGTGGCCGCACTCAAAGCTCTGGGATTCCAACCGACGTTGACGGTCCCGGAGCCCGACACCTGGATGGATGTCGTCTCCACATTGGACGCCCACCGGCCGGTCAAAGGGTTACGCGTGGCGGTGCAAGAATACGGGGTACCGAACCGCGACTTGGTGGAAGCGTTGAAGCAGCGCGGGGCCAATGTGGTTTCAGTCCCCGTCTACCGCTGGGCGCTCCCGGAAGACACGGCTCCACTCAAACAGGTCATCAAGCAGATTCTGGCCGGGCAGGTGCAGGTGATGCTGGTGACCAACGCCGCACAGATCGATCACGTGATGCTGGTCGTCGAGCAGGAAGGAACGACCACGCAGTTCAAAACAATCTGCCGGCAACCGGTCATCGCATCAATCGGCCCCACAGCCAGCGAACGCATACGCAGCCACGGCCTAACCGTAGACTTCGAGCCCTCACACGGAAAGATGGGGATTCTGGTGAAAGAATGCAGCGAGACGGCCCACTCGCTTATGGCGAGGAAAGCGGGCTCGTGA
- a CDS encoding SUMF1/EgtB/PvdO family nonheme iron enzyme, with the protein MVARSVLAIVVALIGLNVSSHAFAAQQAALPKEITGKDGAPLVLIPAGSYPMGVPTGDRDGGRDEYPRHVIEITDFYIDKYEVTNGRYLEFVKATNHRVPQNPKNPTRNLWEGIGIPASLADRPVINVDWADADAYCKWAGRRLPREAEWEKAAKGNNDWRFPWGNVEPTDKHLNFNQKWIGEKTLMPVGSYESGKSPYGVYDMAGNVWEWVNDWYDAKYYEKSPDKNPPGPASGEKRVIRGAGWQNETPTVRIFTRVDSDPTIRNESTGFRCAMDAR; encoded by the coding sequence ATGGTGGCACGATCCGTCCTCGCAATAGTGGTGGCGCTCATCGGACTGAATGTGAGTTCGCACGCATTCGCAGCGCAACAGGCGGCGCTCCCCAAAGAGATCACAGGAAAGGATGGCGCGCCGTTGGTCCTGATTCCGGCAGGCTCGTACCCGATGGGCGTGCCGACCGGAGACCGCGACGGCGGACGCGATGAATACCCCCGCCACGTCATCGAGATCACCGATTTCTATATCGACAAATATGAAGTGACGAACGGACGCTACCTGGAATTCGTGAAGGCCACGAACCACCGTGTTCCGCAGAATCCCAAGAACCCGACCCGTAACCTCTGGGAAGGGATCGGCATTCCCGCATCCCTGGCCGACCGTCCGGTGATCAACGTCGATTGGGCCGATGCCGATGCCTACTGCAAGTGGGCCGGCAGGCGATTGCCGCGGGAGGCCGAATGGGAGAAGGCCGCCAAGGGCAACAACGACTGGCGCTTCCCCTGGGGCAATGTGGAACCGACCGACAAACACCTCAACTTCAACCAGAAGTGGATCGGCGAAAAAACGCTTATGCCGGTGGGCAGCTACGAGAGCGGAAAGAGTCCTTACGGTGTCTATGACATGGCCGGCAATGTCTGGGAATGGGTCAACGACTGGTACGATGCGAAGTACTACGAAAAGAGCCCCGACAAGAATCCCCCGGGACCGGCCAGCGGCGAGAAGCGGGTCATTCGAGGCGCCGGGTGGCAGAATGAGACTCCCACGGTTCGTATCTTTACCCGTGTGGACAGCGATCCGACCATTCGAAACGAATCAACCGGGTTTCGATGTGCGATGGACGCCAGGTAA
- a CDS encoding VOC family protein, with amino-acid sequence MPTHRGLRHLALRVTDLARSRAFYERFLAMKVVWEPDPDNVYFSSGSDNLALHQIAPAELAQYQPLRGQLLDHVGVIMDSPAHVDDLFRDVQQDGARYGATVAKPPKQHRDGSYSFYFTDPDGNVIQALYEPTISRMEFLPPA; translated from the coding sequence GTGCCGACCCATCGAGGCTTGCGACATCTGGCCCTTCGTGTGACCGATCTTGCCCGGTCGCGCGCCTTCTATGAGCGGTTCCTGGCCATGAAAGTGGTGTGGGAACCCGATCCGGACAATGTGTATTTCAGTTCGGGGTCCGACAACCTGGCCCTGCATCAGATCGCGCCTGCCGAGCTGGCTCAGTACCAGCCGTTGCGTGGACAGTTGCTCGATCATGTCGGTGTGATCATGGACAGCCCGGCGCATGTAGATGACCTGTTCCGGGACGTCCAACAGGATGGGGCACGCTACGGGGCCACCGTCGCCAAGCCACCCAAGCAACATCGCGACGGCAGCTACTCCTTCTACTTTACTGATCCGGACGGGAATGTCATTCAGGCGTTATACGAACCGACGATCAGCAGGATGGAATTCTTGCCTCCCGCCTGA
- a CDS encoding MBL fold metallo-hydrolase, whose product MGIWDTLPRDQYVGLAPWVWVQLESNQPPGPFPFIGGVAPEVVASLHEAHSLFLACVETAISDVFSRRATLGDPQTRVRLEDAYAELVNSRQQLSQHITARRQPDGQFHWSHPFDATKSATVVNSGLRIFNAVKRQAIPVPFERPMGPVVGKLLGMLDGTQQAGAIQTIVATAGRDGERLLTKLVELLVQYECLTPTKHASIRDQWLANTQDRDMIHLGHAALMYRQQDRFLLFDPWLLPWFAESNVPSLWGSMLPKPAAIFLTHDHDDHVDPRTLLHVPKDVPIVIPSRRNRKKFFYDYLPLLRELGFTHIVELAHGETWNFDGGAVVSVPFYGEDPCDLEMPRNCYLVTDRGQNVLVHADSGPTNSGRSAIKEEVIQQLVQKYGPISLVLASQQQLQEIRSYAAHAPLSHPGLWLEVGENGYLTNGYLDELCAVAQAKLFVSYATGGADWYPDHLSFMFSQRNPARTALLTANWEQPEKLKDLLGVRGCGYHRAHALDLFRSSGDGTVQVSSAAEALAPLSLYRLDHGDPAFMKRGGR is encoded by the coding sequence ATGGGTATTTGGGATACATTGCCGCGCGATCAGTATGTCGGGTTGGCCCCCTGGGTGTGGGTGCAGCTTGAGAGTAATCAGCCGCCGGGGCCATTCCCCTTCATCGGCGGTGTGGCCCCGGAGGTGGTGGCGAGTTTGCACGAAGCCCACAGCCTCTTTCTTGCCTGTGTGGAAACCGCCATCAGCGATGTGTTCTCCCGTCGCGCGACACTCGGCGACCCACAGACCAGGGTACGGCTGGAAGACGCCTATGCCGAGCTGGTCAATTCCCGACAACAGCTGAGTCAGCACATTACGGCCCGGCGTCAGCCGGATGGGCAGTTTCACTGGTCGCATCCCTTCGATGCGACGAAATCCGCGACCGTGGTCAACAGCGGCCTGCGAATCTTCAATGCCGTGAAACGTCAGGCGATTCCTGTGCCGTTTGAGCGTCCTATGGGACCGGTGGTCGGAAAACTGCTGGGGATGTTGGATGGCACGCAGCAGGCCGGGGCGATTCAGACGATCGTGGCGACGGCCGGACGGGACGGTGAACGGCTGTTGACCAAGTTGGTGGAGCTGTTGGTTCAATACGAATGCCTCACGCCGACGAAGCACGCCTCGATTCGAGACCAGTGGTTGGCCAATACCCAAGATCGGGACATGATTCATCTGGGCCATGCCGCGTTGATGTATCGACAGCAGGACCGGTTCCTGTTGTTTGACCCCTGGCTGTTGCCCTGGTTCGCGGAGTCGAATGTGCCGAGCCTCTGGGGCTCGATGTTGCCGAAACCGGCCGCGATCTTTTTGACCCATGACCACGATGACCACGTGGATCCCCGGACCCTGCTGCATGTGCCGAAAGACGTGCCGATCGTGATTCCCAGCCGGCGCAATAGGAAGAAGTTTTTCTACGACTACCTGCCGCTGCTTCGGGAGCTGGGATTTACTCACATCGTCGAACTGGCGCACGGGGAGACTTGGAACTTCGACGGCGGCGCCGTGGTCTCCGTCCCGTTTTACGGCGAAGATCCCTGCGATTTGGAGATGCCGAGAAACTGTTACCTTGTGACCGATCGCGGGCAAAACGTGCTGGTGCATGCGGACAGCGGTCCGACCAACAGCGGCCGGTCGGCCATCAAGGAAGAGGTGATTCAGCAGCTCGTCCAGAAATATGGTCCTATCTCGTTGGTTCTGGCTTCTCAACAACAGCTGCAGGAAATCCGTAGTTATGCCGCCCATGCGCCCCTCTCCCACCCTGGTCTTTGGCTCGAAGTCGGGGAGAACGGGTACCTCACGAACGGGTATCTGGACGAGCTCTGTGCCGTCGCCCAAGCGAAGCTGTTTGTGTCCTATGCCACCGGCGGTGCCGACTGGTATCCCGATCACTTGTCGTTTATGTTCAGCCAGCGCAATCCGGCACGCACGGCACTTCTCACGGCGAACTGGGAGCAGCCGGAAAAATTGAAAGATCTTCTCGGAGTGCGAGGGTGCGGGTATCATCGCGCTCATGCGTTGGATTTGTTCCGGAGCAGCGGTGACGGGACGGTGCAGGTGTCATCCGCGGCCGAGGCCCTGGCGCCCTTGTCGCTCTATCGACTGGATCACGGGGATCCGGCGTTCATGAAGCGTGGCGGACGATAA
- a CDS encoding NAD-dependent epimerase, which yields MGSGKGLVLVTGAAGFIGSHVSRRLLDRGDTVLGLDNLNDYYDVRLKEARLARLSSHPQFQFVKLDLSDRAGMAALFEQHPIRRVVHLAAQAGVRYSLVNPHAYTASNIDGFLNILEGCRHHKAEHLVYASTSSVYGGHTKMPFSVHDNVDHPVSLYAATKKANELMAHCYAHLYRFPITGLRFFTVYGPWGRPDMALFLFTKAILEGKPIDVFNHGKMQRDFTYVDDIAEGVLRTLDRPAQADPAWASDNPDPGSSSAPYRLYNIGNHQPVELLRFIEVLEQTLGMKAQKNFLPLQAGDVPATYADVADLMRDTGFKPATSIETGIARFVEWYRAYYKV from the coding sequence ATGGGGTCTGGGAAAGGATTAGTGCTCGTCACCGGCGCCGCCGGATTTATCGGGTCTCATGTGAGCCGGCGATTGCTCGATCGCGGTGACACTGTGCTCGGTCTGGACAATCTGAATGATTACTACGACGTGCGCCTCAAAGAAGCGCGGCTCGCGCGCCTGAGTTCTCATCCCCAATTTCAATTCGTCAAACTGGATCTGTCCGATCGTGCGGGTATGGCGGCGCTCTTCGAACAGCATCCCATTCGGCGCGTGGTGCATCTGGCGGCGCAAGCCGGTGTCCGCTATTCACTGGTCAATCCGCATGCCTACACTGCGAGTAACATCGACGGGTTCTTGAACATTCTCGAAGGCTGTCGGCATCACAAGGCCGAGCACTTGGTCTATGCCTCCACGAGTTCGGTGTACGGCGGCCACACGAAGATGCCGTTCTCAGTGCACGACAATGTCGATCATCCCGTGTCGCTCTACGCCGCGACCAAGAAGGCGAACGAGCTCATGGCGCATTGTTATGCGCACCTGTATCGCTTCCCGATTACGGGATTACGGTTCTTTACTGTCTACGGGCCCTGGGGCCGTCCGGATATGGCATTGTTTCTCTTTACGAAGGCGATTCTGGAAGGAAAGCCCATCGACGTGTTCAACCACGGGAAGATGCAGCGTGACTTTACCTATGTCGACGATATCGCCGAAGGAGTGTTGCGTACGCTCGATCGGCCCGCTCAAGCCGACCCGGCCTGGGCGAGTGACAACCCCGACCCCGGCAGCAGCTCCGCACCCTATCGGCTGTACAACATCGGCAATCACCAGCCGGTCGAGCTGTTGCGATTTATCGAGGTGCTGGAACAGACGCTGGGCATGAAGGCCCAAAAGAACTTCCTCCCTCTCCAGGCCGGCGATGTGCCTGCGACCTATGCCGATGTCGCGGATCTCATGCGTGATACGGGCTTCAAGCCCGCGACCTCTATCGAGACCGGCATCGCCCGCTTTGTGGAATGGTATCGGGCGTATTACAAGGTGTGA
- a CDS encoding IS5 family transposase, with translation MSQQTFAEASFEQYRKPTRRERFLAAMEQVIPWSELAAVIEPYYPKAEGAGRPPVGGERMLRIHFLQHWFNLSDPAVEEALYDSRAMRQFVGIDLGREPVPDETTICKFRHLLEVHRLGEQLFALIRTYLAEQGLQISRGTIVDATIISAPSSTKNRQKERDPEMHQTQKGNQWYFGMKAHIGVDSRTKLIHSVAATAANVHDSQVLPDLLHGQETRVWGDAAYSGQRDVIQQHVPGAKSFVQTKAHRHRPLSETERARNRTKSKVRAKVEHVFLVMKQIFGWGKVRYRGLAKNTNWLFVTCGLTNLYLARRRLLAGT, from the coding sequence ATGTCGCAACAGACTTTTGCAGAAGCGAGCTTTGAACAGTATCGGAAACCGACCCGCCGCGAGCGGTTTCTGGCGGCGATGGAGCAGGTGATTCCGTGGAGCGAACTGGCGGCGGTTATCGAGCCGTACTATCCCAAGGCGGAGGGGGCCGGGCGTCCGCCGGTCGGAGGTGAGCGAATGCTCCGTATCCATTTCCTGCAACATTGGTTCAATCTGTCTGACCCGGCGGTGGAGGAGGCCCTGTATGACTCCCGCGCCATGCGGCAGTTCGTGGGCATTGATCTGGGGCGCGAGCCTGTACCGGATGAGACGACCATCTGCAAATTTCGGCATCTCCTGGAAGTCCATCGGTTGGGCGAGCAACTCTTTGCCTTGATCCGGACGTATCTGGCCGAGCAGGGGCTGCAGATCAGCCGGGGGACCATCGTGGATGCCACGATCATCAGCGCCCCCAGTTCGACAAAGAATCGCCAGAAGGAGCGGGATCCCGAGATGCATCAGACCCAGAAGGGCAACCAGTGGTATTTCGGGATGAAGGCCCATATTGGAGTAGACAGCCGGACGAAGCTGATTCATTCCGTGGCCGCCACCGCCGCCAATGTGCATGACAGTCAGGTGTTGCCGGACCTACTGCATGGACAGGAGACGCGGGTGTGGGGCGATGCCGCTTATAGTGGCCAACGCGACGTGATTCAGCAGCACGTGCCTGGGGCCAAGAGCTTCGTGCAGACGAAAGCGCATCGCCATCGGCCGCTGAGTGAAACCGAGCGCGCCCGGAACCGCACCAAGTCGAAGGTGCGGGCCAAAGTCGAACACGTGTTCTTAGTGATGAAACAGATCTTTGGCTGGGGCAAAGTCCGCTACCGGGGGCTGGCGAAGAATACGAATTGGCTCTTCGTCACGTGCGGCTTAACGAATCTGTATCTGGCGCGACGACGCCTCTTGGCGGGAACGTAG
- a CDS encoding HAD family phosphatase translates to MFDFNGVIADDETPHLLCFQQALAEAGLSLSDEEYYGTYLGMDERTCATALLERRDGSCDPAIHAGIIERKAGLFRAHTALHKPALFPWVTEFVQRASGAYRLAVASGGRREQILAALTGTPIEQAFELIVSADDCAVGKPDPAIYEFTLRLLNARRPRPPLLRANECLVIEDSRAGVLAGLKAGMRVLAIATTYPASQLAEAHLVLSTLDGVDPAGLARRLF, encoded by the coding sequence ATGTTCGACTTCAACGGCGTCATCGCCGACGACGAAACGCCGCACCTGCTTTGCTTTCAGCAGGCGTTGGCCGAAGCGGGACTCAGCCTGAGTGATGAGGAGTACTACGGCACCTACCTGGGTATGGATGAACGAACCTGCGCGACCGCATTATTGGAACGACGCGACGGGAGCTGCGACCCGGCGATTCACGCCGGGATTATCGAACGAAAGGCAGGCTTGTTTCGCGCACATACGGCTCTGCACAAACCCGCATTGTTTCCCTGGGTCACCGAGTTCGTGCAGCGCGCGTCGGGAGCGTACCGGCTGGCAGTGGCGTCCGGAGGCAGACGCGAACAGATCCTCGCCGCACTCACCGGCACCCCCATCGAACAGGCATTTGAGTTGATCGTGTCCGCAGATGACTGCGCCGTAGGGAAACCGGACCCTGCGATCTATGAGTTCACCCTCAGACTGCTGAACGCCCGTAGGCCTCGTCCACCGTTGCTCAGGGCAAACGAGTGCCTGGTGATCGAAGATTCTCGGGCGGGAGTTCTGGCAGGCCTGAAGGCGGGCATGCGCGTCCTCGCCATTGCGACGACCTACCCGGCATCCCAACTAGCGGAGGCGCACCTGGTCCTTTCAACGCTGGATGGAGTCGACCCGGCAGGCCTCGCCCGGCGACTCTTTTAG
- a CDS encoding cation:proton antiporter, whose amino-acid sequence MSDYAVLGDLLVIYAVSTAVVFVFHQFRLPSIAGFLVAGALIGPHGLHLIPDVSQVQVLAEIGIVLLLFTIGMEFSSAHFAAARRILMVAAPVQTGGVLVLALLGALAVGLSYQQGIFWGFLLSLSSTAIVLKALSEQGESDSFHGRATVAILIFQDLAVVPMMLVTPILGTPSGSAMGTVLMTLVKAAIVVGLIVAAAWYLVPRLLRHIVRSRSRELFLLSIIVLCLGIAWLTSLGGLSLALGAFIAGLVISESEYSHQALAEVLPFRDSFNSLFFVSIGVLMDIRVVLEHPFIVLGLLLAVIVGKLVTGSGAMVAAGAPPRSSVLVGVALAQVGEFSFILAQQGQDAGLFTGDQYQLFLAVSVLTMVVTPFLMQWSPDLGRRIEAMQRVRGWMPTRTAAHVEQMEGSQIRIKDHVIIVGYGLNGRNLARVLSETEIPHVALDLDGETVRREARHGVPIYYGDGSNANVLRHMKIDDAKVLVVALSDPFTARRTVKVAKGLNSKLHIVVRTRYLRELEELHQLGADDVVPEEFETSIEIFALVLRTYSLPQEFVARKAEQIRREGYALLRRSEMPELAHHLRGGTLTDVEVETCRIDDEAPAVGKSLTELSIRPRTGASVIAWTRSQVTQSNPSETVRLQAGDVVTLLGSRDQIRRAMALLTEPNHGTSHQLK is encoded by the coding sequence ATGAGCGACTACGCAGTTCTCGGCGATCTCTTGGTGATCTATGCAGTGTCCACTGCGGTGGTCTTTGTATTTCATCAGTTTCGTCTTCCATCGATTGCCGGGTTCCTGGTGGCCGGAGCCCTGATCGGGCCGCACGGGCTCCATCTGATTCCCGATGTGTCGCAGGTGCAGGTCCTGGCTGAGATCGGGATCGTGCTGCTGCTCTTTACGATCGGGATGGAATTTTCCTCCGCACACTTTGCGGCTGCCCGGCGCATTCTCATGGTTGCCGCGCCGGTTCAAACCGGGGGCGTCCTTGTCCTGGCGTTGCTCGGGGCTTTGGCGGTGGGCCTCTCGTATCAACAAGGGATTTTCTGGGGCTTTCTCCTCTCATTAAGCAGCACGGCCATCGTGCTGAAAGCCCTTTCGGAACAGGGTGAGAGTGATTCGTTTCACGGTCGCGCCACCGTTGCGATTCTGATCTTCCAGGACCTTGCCGTCGTTCCGATGATGCTCGTCACGCCGATCCTGGGCACTCCGAGCGGGAGTGCGATGGGGACGGTACTGATGACCTTGGTCAAGGCGGCGATTGTGGTCGGGTTGATCGTTGCGGCAGCCTGGTATCTTGTGCCGCGGCTCCTGCGCCATATCGTGCGGAGTCGAAGCCGTGAGCTGTTTCTGCTCTCGATCATCGTGCTCTGTCTCGGTATTGCCTGGCTGACGTCGCTGGGCGGACTGTCCCTCGCCCTGGGGGCGTTTATTGCCGGGCTGGTTATTTCTGAGTCGGAATATAGCCATCAGGCATTGGCCGAAGTCCTGCCGTTCCGTGACAGTTTCAATAGCCTGTTTTTCGTGTCGATCGGCGTCTTGATGGACATACGGGTGGTGCTGGAGCATCCGTTCATTGTGCTGGGCCTGTTGTTGGCCGTGATTGTCGGGAAACTGGTCACCGGGAGTGGGGCGATGGTGGCGGCCGGGGCTCCGCCTAGGTCGTCGGTGTTGGTCGGGGTGGCGCTCGCGCAGGTCGGCGAATTCAGTTTTATCCTGGCGCAACAGGGGCAGGATGCCGGTTTGTTCACCGGGGATCAGTATCAGTTATTTCTGGCGGTGTCGGTGCTGACCATGGTGGTGACGCCGTTTTTGATGCAATGGTCGCCCGATCTGGGGCGGCGGATCGAAGCGATGCAGCGCGTCCGGGGCTGGATGCCGACCCGCACCGCCGCGCATGTCGAGCAGATGGAAGGTTCCCAGATCCGGATCAAAGACCACGTCATTATTGTGGGCTATGGGCTCAACGGTCGAAACCTCGCCCGCGTGTTAAGCGAGACCGAAATCCCGCATGTGGCCCTCGACCTGGACGGCGAAACGGTGCGCCGCGAGGCGCGTCATGGCGTGCCGATCTACTACGGCGACGGCTCGAATGCCAACGTGCTGCGGCATATGAAGATCGACGACGCCAAAGTGCTGGTCGTGGCCTTGTCCGATCCGTTCACGGCCCGGAGAACGGTGAAGGTGGCCAAAGGATTGAATTCGAAGCTCCACATCGTCGTGCGGACGCGATATTTGAGAGAGTTGGAAGAGTTGCATCAGTTGGGTGCGGACGATGTGGTGCCGGAAGAGTTCGAGACCTCGATTGAAATCTTTGCCCTGGTGCTGCGCACCTATAGTTTGCCGCAGGAATTTGTGGCACGAAAAGCGGAACAAATCAGGCGCGAAGGGTATGCGCTGTTGCGGCGGAGCGAGATGCCGGAGCTGGCTCATCATCTCCGCGGAGGCACGTTGACCGATGTCGAGGTGGAAACCTGCCGGATCGATGACGAGGCTCCGGCGGTGGGAAAGTCGCTGACGGAACTCTCCATTCGCCCACGGACCGGCGCGTCGGTGATTGCCTGGACTCGCAGCCAGGTCACTCAGTCCAATCCATCTGAAACCGTGCGGCTGCAGGCCGGCGATGTCGTCACGCTGCTCGGATCCCGCGACCAGATTCGTCGGGCCATGGCGCTCTTGACTGAGCCCAATCATGGCACGAGTCACCAACTCAAATAG